CTAAAGGTTATAGTTCTTTTCGCATAACTTActcttttacaaaataaaaaaacaaaaacaaaatagacaaaaggaaaaatcattattattagtGGTCATAAATTGAGATGTTGATGTGTTTATCTTACAGGCtgtgattaaaaagaaatacGGACAGGATGCTACTAACGTTGGTGATGAAGGTGGCTTTGCTCCTAATATCCAGGTCCTTACCAGCTACTCTTGGCTTTAGTGATCTAAGCATTATTTAAAAGTAATCtatgattttctttcttgcatttAGCCGGATTATTTATCTGTGTATATGAATATCTTCTTGTAATGTAATAATccaaatttgtataaaaaattatttttcttactgCTGTTACTGTCTGCTGGTTCAATACAGTTATAtgtttgctgtttaatttataGGAAAACAAAGAAGGTCTTGAACTTCTGAAGACTGCCATTGCTAAAGCTGGTTACACTGGAAAGGTTGAATCTTTGTCTACTGAATCTAATTTAGTATCTTATAACATATGGCTGATTAGTTTCTATTCTTACAGGTTGTAATTGGGATGGATGTTGCTGCTTCAGAATTTTACGATAACAAGGATAAAACCTATGACTTGAATTTTAAGGAAGAGGTTGACAAATTAGAaacattttcccttttttcttttgaattttcatttttctcagtTGAGATATATTTCTTTGTCAGATGCTTTAACTAGATAACTGACTACCTTATTGCAGAATAATGATGGATCACAGAAAATCTCAGGAGACAGCTTAAAGAATGTGTACAAATCATATGTGACAGATTATCCAATTGTGTCCATTGAGGATCCATTTGATCAGGATGACTGGGAGCACTATGCGAAATTAACAGCTGAAGTTGGCCAGCAAGTGCAGATTGTTGGTGATGATCTCCTCGTCACCAACCCGAAGGTATGCTATATTAACTTTAAATCTGAGATATGTTCTGCAAATATGTATCATTGACAATGTTCTGTCTATTATTAACTCTGTAGCGTGTGGAGAAAGCAATCAAGGAGAAGGCTTGCAATGCCCTTCTGTTGAAGGTAAATTAACCTTTGCCTTCCTGCTAGAGGATCAAGAGTTTGAAGTTCCCTGTTTATTAGCTATTTTTTAAATCTGAAAAATTCTCTATCAACTCTAACcaggaaagtttttttttttttttttatcatttttaggtGAATCAAATTGGTAGTGTAACTGAAAGTATTGAAGCTGTGAGAATGTCTAAACAAGCTGGTTGGGGTGTCATGGCTAGCCACAGGAGGTACTGAATGTTTCATTATTCTTCCCTTTGTATCCATTTGTTCTATTTTGTGACATACTATTATTCTTTGTATGTGCACACTAATGTGTTTCATCTTGCTTATTGTAGTGGTGAAACTGAGGATACCTTCATTGCTGACCTATCAGTTGGATTAGCAACTGTAAGTTGTCAAAATCAGAAGCTCTTTTCCTAATCGTATCAtgttctttttcattcttcccgTGGTGTCTTATGGgccaaattttgtctaaattttgaataacgattcttttttttaccttaagCTGATATAATTTGATCATGTTATGTCATTATTTAACAGGGCCAGATCAAGACTGGAGCTCCCTGCCGATCTGAAAGGCTTGCCAAGTACAACCAGGTAAAAATCGTCAAGCTTATCATTGTGTTTTTACACGAGCTGTATACTAAAATACCTTAGAAAACCGGATTTTGTAAAGCCTTTGATTTAGAACCTctgtatattaattatattttttgttctctccCATTCTATATTAGATGCCGCAGGACCAATAAAAAAACcgtgtaaaattaaatattgatgtACATTGCTTATATGGGTATAAGTTGGACCGTTGTCGCTTACCCTTTGGTCTGTGTTGCAGCTTCTGAGGATTGAGGAGGAACTGGGTTCTGCGGCTGTCTATGCTGGTGCCAAATTCAGAGCCCCAGTGGAACCCTATTGATTGTTTAGCCCAAGATCATTAAGCAACATTTGAATAAGATTCTATTGATGACTGCATGGCGCATGTATTTTTTGCGAAAATTAAACTTGACTACTATCAAGAGAACATAGGTTTTTCGAGCGTGGAATTTTGAAGCGAGAAAATAGGGCAGTAGCCAATAAATGTGTCTATGGTTTGGCTTGTTATAACAATTATCATGTGTAGTACAAATTTTGGATGAATTACGTCTAAATTGATTTTCCTGCAAATTACTAATTGTGAAATCGAAGGCCTATGCTGTCGATCATGTGGTGATCTAAGCTCTGCTCGTTCCTCCTTTGAAGTTTATGTTTGTCATCAATTGACGCCTAACTTATTTGAAATCTggctttttagttttagttctaTCATCCTCGCTGTTGGCAATGGTATATTCGTCGAGGCGTTATTCTATTTAAAATCTACCACCAATTATTTctctatttcaattttttcgtacttttttttaatgactcaaaattaaaatagcCCTATGACTCTTTTTTGCTTAAACTTTACCATTAAATGAGTGGgtaaaatgcttttttttttttttttgtgtttggtgTCAAGATGCTTTCGACTTCTACATGATTTAATTTCAAAACCTCATTctttatttgtaatatttttgttCCCCTATTTCagcacacattttctttttcgATTTGGCAGACAGAGCTTACCTAATAAGTAAGAAGATCATTCTATCATATATCAAGATTGTTCCAAATTTTGTACTTTGCCCGAATGCTTAGCAATTCACCAAGCCAATTCAACCTCTCCTTATCGCAATTTTCAATTCCTGCGTCATGCTTTGCCCCCAAGAAAACAAGGCAAAGTACCACATGGACCTATAACAGTCTTAACTACGATGATGGATGGTGTTGGATTAGCTTTAGACAACCGGCTATAGCATATGCTAGTATAAAGCTGATTGTTGTTGGATATGTCTCTTAAAACAAGTGGTTATCAGGTGAAAACTGCTGTTGGGGCTTATGTTAATCGGAAAATCATTAGCCAACACACAAAGATACAAATATTTCAAGACTTTCGTGGTTTAGCTGTGTTCAGGACTTTCAAGTGGCAAGCAAAGTTCTGGTGCAATTAACAAagcttatttttattgtattagtATGTAATTTACGATCATATGGCAGGTTTAACACTATCAAATGAGTTGGGGATAAGCATGTTGTTATTAGGATGTTTGCGTATTTATCTTAACGCATAATTGAAATAGCTTTTACTCCGTTGAAATCATTTAATTCACGTGTGAAGCACAAATTGGAGATCTTGATTTCCAAAGGGAAATGAAGAAGATCCCTGCTCTGGACAAGATGTATCTGATGGGGATGCACTTCGTCATCAGTGTTcaacattagaaaaaaaaacctcGTGCCATGCAcggtgaagaaaaatcaaacagaaAGAGAAACAATGGGCCCGCATGTTAGTGGTAAAAATGGAGGCCGGaaagattttatatatagagagattACACATCTCTATAAAGGGAGAAAAGAATCAGAGGGAAGGAAAATAGATaggtgagaaaataaaataagagaaatatgtGAGAAatgaagataaatatttaaattaaagttaatttgatggataaaaaagagatataatttattattattattattattattattacttggttataaaaagtaaaagaaaaaaaaaacacgggAAGGCATTGTGGGAGCTGTGAAGGAAGTCATCATTCCTTTTCATCTAAGAAACCCTTTCCTCTTTGATACCCACGGAGTTTGGATGGTGCAGATCTGGTCGCGACGGATCTTGCGGCAAGAGGCCTTGCCTTCGCGTGAAGAATGAGACacatttatatattctaatatcacaaatattaataagaaaactGAAATGTTAATGAATTGAAATGGTGTTGATAATTATAttgggataaaatgattttaaaatatttatattatcttaattttaatttatatgaatgagataacaaataatttaaattttacttatgtTATTTATGTGAGAAATTTTCAatccaataataatttttaacaaaatattatataagtgaaaattataaaatattataaccaTCGTCAAAATTATATCGatctaatttaatcttttttttcctctctctttatatattatatataataatagttcgTTTCATCATATAGAAGGgaaagtttaaaatttgaattagaaagaaaatgaaagggttgaaaaatttaaatttttgtttctaaaagtaattttcctttcattttctcttcaattaaACAAAgtcatatttctttcttttttattttctttcttctaccTTTCTCTCTTAGCAAGCAAACAGATCATAATCTTATGTTTGACaaacgaaaaagaaaataaaagaaattttaaattttaaatttttaaaaattaattattctcttctgtttcttttcattctcttccaccaaataatgaaagaaacatCCTTGTTATACGTATTCTTTTTTTCATCCCTTCTGAACAGAGCCTAGGAGTTTTGACACGTAGGATTTACTTCGTTTGTGCTATTTGAAAGTGTTACACGTGATGTGAGGCATTTTCCTAAAGTGCCACAATTGAGAGTTGTTGTGTATATTTGACGGGCGCAACAAACAAGGAATTGTTACATGTCCCATATGCTTCTTTTTGTGTGATGCACCTTGATATGGCTCAACATGACCAGAAGCTGCTATGTGGCATAAGAACAATGTTATAAGAACAATGTTGGTTGCCCACTGACGAATTCAATATCTTAAGTTAGtagatacaaattataaaaaataaaattaatgagttcaattgtataaatataaataaaataaaatataaaattttatttacaaatttaataaattttaaaaaatagaaatacaagTGTACACCCTCACTTACACATAGATCTGTCACTGATTAGGCATGTTTGATGGCTGCAATAAATAGAACAATGGCATGGAATGCCCTTATGATATATATGTGTGTTATCTCTGTTATGCatgatttttcctttaatttttatcagcaaaagtatataaattttttatcctcCAATTGGTTACCATGTATTAAATGAAATACCTCCATTAAATACCTAATAAGCAGCCCCTACAAAACATCACCTCCCACGAGTATATCCAGGCAGTGAAAAGAATGTTCTGCATAAGTGATTCTTTATAAGAAAAACGCCACCATTAAAAACGCAATGTAACACATATTGATCtctaatatgtatattttaaaataaaagaggagAGTATATAATATAAGTATCTTTCATGGAAGAggaatgcaatttactattcttttttatttactaattattataatttcataCAAGGAGATAAATGTgtccatttatttttaaatgaaatttatctgtttcaattaaaaaaaataactaaaggaGAACAATAAAATGATACTCCTGTAGATATTATATAAGTTAATTAGAATATACATTAATTAGGAGAGTGAGAGTTTATGTCTCGATCCCTTACTTTCTCTCAATTAgatattcttaatattttatattttttctcttttgaataTTACATTTTACATATTACTCGTACAACTAGCCAAAAACCATATCAAACTActgttttttatttacaaaataccAAACTActattcttttatctttatatgcTTACTTAACATTTTTAAATGTCTATCCGATTCAGTTAATCTCTTTTATCTCTATctttaaattgaattatttcaa
The Glycine max cultivar Williams 82 chromosome 16, Glycine_max_v4.0, whole genome shotgun sequence genome window above contains:
- the LOC100787663 gene encoding enolase, translated to MATIKAVKARQIFDSRGNPTVEVDVILSDGTFHRAAVPSGASTGVYEALELRDGGSDYLGKGVLKAVENVNSIIAPALLGKDPTKQTEIDNFMVQQLDGTVNEWGWCKQKLGANAILAVSLAVCKAGAAVKKIPLYKHIANLAGNKTLVLPVPSFNVINGGSHAGNKLAMQEFMILPVGASSFKEAMKMGVEVYHHLKAVIKKKYGQDATNVGDEGGFAPNIQENKEGLELLKTAIAKAGYTGKVVIGMDVAASEFYDNKDKTYDLNFKEENNDGSQKISGDSLKNVYKSYVTDYPIVSIEDPFDQDDWEHYAKLTAEVGQQVQIVGDDLLVTNPKRVEKAIKEKACNALLLKVNQIGSVTESIEAVRMSKQAGWGVMASHRSGETEDTFIADLSVGLATGQIKTGAPCRSERLAKYNQLLRIEEELGSAAVYAGAKFRAPVEPY